A window of Leptotrichia wadei contains these coding sequences:
- a CDS encoding YdcF family protein, whose translation MKNMIITVIKISIILFVFLFCFVQYFIIKEYITDRKAVNENKKVDYVIILGARVKGEKPTKSLMERIKAATEYLRKNPEVKVIATGGQGKNEGVAEGLAIKRDLLKNRISEDRIILEDKSKNTVENFRFSLEKIENIENSKNILNNNKKNQKIKVLIVTNDYHIFRSKNIARKVGFDNENYEIYGLPAKTPLISIPKSYFREFLSNVNYFIFQSRNQLKVK comes from the coding sequence ATGAAGAATATGATTATAACAGTAATAAAAATTTCTATTATCTTATTTGTTTTTTTATTTTGCTTTGTGCAATATTTTATAATAAAAGAATATATAACTGATAGAAAAGCCGTAAATGAGAATAAAAAAGTAGATTATGTAATAATACTGGGAGCAAGAGTAAAAGGAGAAAAGCCGACTAAATCACTTATGGAAAGGATAAAGGCTGCAACGGAGTATTTAAGGAAAAATCCAGAGGTCAAGGTTATTGCAACTGGCGGACAAGGTAAAAATGAAGGTGTTGCTGAAGGATTGGCGATAAAAAGGGACCTTTTGAAAAATAGAATTAGTGAGGATAGAATTATTTTGGAGGACAAATCTAAGAATACTGTTGAAAATTTTAGGTTTAGTCTTGAGAAGATAGAAAATATTGAAAATAGTAAAAATATTTTAAACAATAATAAAAAAAATCAAAAAATAAAAGTATTGATTGTAACGAATGATTATCATATTTTCCGTTCTAAAAATATTGCTAGAAAAGTTGGGTTTGACAATGAAAATTATGAAATTTACGGACTTCCAGCGAAAACGCCACTTATTTCCATACCAAAATCATATTTTAGGGAATTTTTGTCAAATGTAAATTATTTTATTTTTCAATCTAGGAATCAGTTAAAAGTTAAATAA
- a CDS encoding 3'-5' exonuclease — protein sequence MNKEIKLNKNIIFFDVETNGFQGSSVLSMSAIKVNYNSENSGEERNKWKKVSEFNRFYFRNEGEELNEGAINVNGLTDDVILSERKNIIQNTGIEYPLTFKEDMDNFFLFCQDTSHFVAHNIKFDRSFVDFPLQNQFDTMLTNIDIVKVTGSSCGNYKWPKLMECANYYNVPFEESQLHGSYYDVLIMFRIFFKMMKHKTGNKRILEFLEKNNLQDLNSCKN from the coding sequence GTGAATAAGGAAATAAAATTAAATAAGAATATTATATTTTTTGATGTGGAAACAAACGGATTTCAGGGAAGTTCTGTTTTGTCGATGTCTGCGATAAAGGTTAATTATAATTCTGAAAATTCTGGAGAAGAGAGAAACAAATGGAAAAAAGTTTCTGAATTTAACAGATTTTATTTTAGAAATGAAGGCGAAGAGTTAAATGAAGGTGCAATTAATGTAAATGGATTGACAGATGATGTAATTTTAAGTGAAAGGAAAAATATTATTCAAAATACAGGAATTGAATATCCTTTGACTTTTAAGGAAGATATGGATAATTTCTTTTTATTTTGTCAAGATACAAGCCATTTTGTCGCTCATAACATAAAATTTGACAGAAGTTTTGTAGATTTTCCATTGCAAAATCAATTTGATACAATGCTAACAAATATAGATATTGTAAAGGTAACAGGTTCTTCCTGTGGAAACTACAAATGGCCAAAATTAATGGAATGTGCCAATTATTATAATGTTCCATTTGAAGAAAGTCAATTACACGGAAGTTATTATGATGTTTTAATAATGTTTAGAATATTTTTTAAAATGATGAAGCATAAAACTGGAAATAAGAGAATTTTAGAATTTTTAGAAAAGAATAATTTACAGGACTTAAATTCTTGTAAAAATTAA
- a CDS encoding ABC transporter ATP-binding protein gives MLKKLFSSLREYKKSALISPIFIGIEVIFEMLIPTLMAMIIDNGLNGNNGKGDMNFIIVMGLITLGVAMLSLLSGIQASKYASYASAGFAKNLRKDLFSKIQSFSFTNIDKFSTAGLITRFTTDVNNIQNSFQLLIRGFVRAPLMMCVAIFMSFMINPGLSMIFVVAVLFLGTFLAFIIFKVHPIFTAAIRKYDDINASLQENINGIRVVKAYIREKYETGKFKKATENLKNMLLKGENIIIFVSPVMQLTVFSCILLLSWFGAKMIVVHELTTGELTSLFAYTTNILMSLLMLAMMLVNIVFSRASGDRIAMVLNEEPSIKNPENGITEVKDGSILFKNVDFSYSNNPEVLNLTKINLEIKSGETIGIIGGTGSAKSALVQLIPRLYDVLDGELLVGGVNVKDYDIKTLRDNVAMVLQKNVLFSGSIKDNLRWGNENATDEEMEHACKLAQADEFIQKFPKKYDTRIERGGANVSGGQRQRLCIARALLKSPKILILDDSTSAVDTKTDKLIREAFKNELPHITKIIIGQRISSIKDSDKILVLEDGVITAAGTHDELIKMSNVYREVYESQTERSDE, from the coding sequence ATGTTAAAAAAATTATTTTCCAGTCTTAGGGAATACAAAAAAAGTGCATTAATTTCGCCTATATTCATTGGAATAGAAGTTATTTTTGAAATGCTTATTCCGACACTTATGGCGATGATTATAGATAATGGACTTAATGGAAATAATGGAAAAGGTGATATGAATTTTATTATCGTTATGGGCCTTATAACGCTGGGAGTGGCGATGCTGTCGCTGTTATCGGGAATACAAGCCAGTAAATATGCTTCTTATGCTTCGGCTGGATTTGCTAAAAATTTGAGAAAGGATTTGTTTTCCAAAATACAGTCATTTTCGTTTACAAATATTGATAAATTTTCTACAGCTGGACTTATTACAAGATTTACAACAGATGTTAATAATATCCAAAATTCATTTCAGCTGTTAATAAGGGGATTTGTAAGAGCTCCACTTATGATGTGTGTTGCAATATTTATGTCCTTTATGATAAATCCAGGACTGTCAATGATATTTGTTGTTGCAGTTTTATTTTTGGGAACTTTTCTAGCTTTTATCATTTTTAAAGTTCATCCAATATTTACTGCAGCAATTAGAAAATATGACGACATTAATGCCAGTTTGCAGGAAAATATTAACGGAATCCGTGTTGTAAAAGCATATATCCGTGAAAAATATGAAACAGGAAAATTTAAAAAGGCAACGGAAAATTTGAAAAATATGCTATTAAAGGGAGAAAATATTATAATTTTTGTATCTCCAGTAATGCAGCTGACTGTATTTTCATGTATTTTGCTGCTTTCCTGGTTTGGTGCAAAGATGATTGTCGTGCATGAATTGACAACTGGAGAATTGACAAGTTTATTTGCCTATACAACAAATATTCTTATGAGCCTTCTTATGCTTGCAATGATGCTTGTAAACATTGTATTTTCAAGAGCATCAGGAGATAGAATTGCAATGGTTTTAAATGAAGAGCCTAGCATTAAGAACCCTGAAAATGGAATAACTGAAGTAAAAGATGGTTCAATTTTATTTAAAAATGTTGACTTTAGTTACAGCAATAATCCTGAAGTGCTAAATTTGACAAAAATCAATCTGGAAATAAAATCTGGAGAAACTATTGGGATTATCGGTGGAACTGGAAGTGCAAAATCGGCTCTTGTTCAGTTAATTCCAAGACTGTATGATGTTTTAGATGGAGAACTTTTAGTTGGAGGAGTTAATGTTAAGGATTACGATATAAAGACACTTCGAGACAATGTAGCGATGGTTCTTCAAAAAAATGTGCTGTTTTCAGGAAGTATAAAGGACAATTTACGTTGGGGAAATGAGAATGCGACTGATGAGGAAATGGAACATGCCTGTAAATTGGCACAGGCTGATGAATTTATTCAAAAATTTCCTAAAAAGTACGATACTCGTATTGAACGTGGCGGAGCAAATGTGTCTGGAGGGCAAAGACAAAGGCTATGTATTGCAAGAGCTTTGCTAAAATCTCCAAAAATATTAATTTTAGATGATTCAACCAGTGCAGTTGACACAAAAACGGATAAACTAATAAGAGAAGCCTTTAAAAATGAATTGCCACATATTACAAAAATTATTATTGGTCAAAGAATTTCATCAATAAAGGATTCTGATAAAATATTAGTTTTGGAGGATGGAGTTATTACAGCTGCAGGAACACACGATGAGCTAATTAAAATGAGCAACGTATATCGTGAAGTTTACGAATCTCAGACAGAAAGGAGTGATGAATAA
- the lepA gene encoding translation elongation factor 4 — protein MLDQKNKRNFSIIAHIDHGKSTIADRLLEQTGTVTQREMVDQLLDSMDLEREKGITIKAQAVTLKYKARNGETYELNLIDTPGHVDFIYEVSRSLAACDGALLVVDAAQGIEAQTLANVYLALENDLEILPVINKIDLPSADPDKVKLEIEEVIGLPADDAVLVSGKTGFGIEDLLESIIKHIPAPKGEINNPLKALIFDSHYDDFRGVITYIRIIEGKIAKGDRIKIMSTEKEFDVLEVGIFSPKMKEVDELTVGSVGYIITGIKSIKDTQVGDTITHVQNPTSTALEGYRPALSMVFAGIYPVSTDDYEDLREALEKLQLNDASLSYAPETSLALGFGFRCGFLGLLHMEIVVERLRREFNIDLISTAPSVKYHVTPEQGEMVVIDNPAEFPEGKKYIEEPYVKGTIIVPKDYVGNVMELCQEKRGTFINMNYLDETRTMISYDLPLAEIVIDFYDKLKSRTKGYASFEYEMIGYKESDLVKVDILVSGNPVDAFSFIAHKDNAYYRGRAIVEKLKDVIPRQQFEIPLQAALGTKIIARETIKALRKNVLAKCYGGDITRKKKLLEKQKEGKKRMKAIGNVEIPQEAFLSVLKLND, from the coding sequence ATGTTGGATCAAAAGAATAAAAGAAATTTTTCGATAATAGCACATATTGATCATGGAAAATCCACTATTGCGGACAGGCTTTTGGAGCAGACAGGAACTGTAACGCAAAGGGAAATGGTAGATCAGCTGTTGGATAGCATGGATTTAGAAAGGGAAAAAGGGATAACGATTAAAGCACAGGCAGTTACACTGAAGTATAAGGCTCGAAACGGGGAGACTTATGAGTTAAATTTAATTGATACGCCGGGACACGTCGATTTTATTTACGAAGTATCAAGATCGCTTGCAGCTTGTGACGGGGCCTTGCTTGTAGTTGACGCCGCACAGGGAATCGAAGCACAGACATTGGCAAATGTGTATTTGGCTTTGGAAAACGATTTGGAAATATTGCCTGTAATAAATAAAATTGACTTACCTTCAGCGGATCCTGATAAGGTTAAGCTCGAAATAGAGGAAGTTATTGGGCTTCCAGCAGATGATGCTGTTCTTGTTTCTGGAAAAACTGGATTTGGAATTGAAGATTTGCTGGAATCAATTATTAAGCATATTCCTGCACCTAAAGGAGAAATTAACAATCCTTTGAAAGCGTTAATTTTTGACTCACATTATGATGATTTTAGAGGAGTTATAACGTACATTAGAATAATTGAAGGGAAAATTGCAAAAGGAGACAGAATTAAGATTATGTCTACTGAAAAGGAATTTGATGTACTGGAAGTTGGAATTTTCTCGCCTAAAATGAAGGAAGTAGATGAATTAACAGTTGGATCAGTTGGATATATTATTACTGGTATTAAATCAATTAAAGATACTCAAGTTGGAGATACTATTACACACGTACAAAATCCAACAAGTACAGCACTTGAAGGGTATCGACCTGCACTAAGTATGGTTTTTGCTGGAATTTATCCAGTTTCAACAGATGACTATGAAGATTTAAGAGAAGCATTGGAAAAATTGCAGTTGAATGATGCTTCATTATCTTATGCCCCAGAAACATCACTTGCGTTGGGATTTGGATTTAGATGTGGGTTTTTAGGACTTTTACATATGGAAATAGTTGTAGAAAGATTGCGTCGTGAATTTAACATTGACTTGATTTCAACAGCACCATCTGTTAAATATCACGTAACGCCTGAACAAGGGGAAATGGTAGTAATTGATAACCCCGCAGAATTTCCAGAAGGGAAAAAATATATTGAAGAGCCTTATGTAAAGGGTACAATCATTGTTCCAAAAGATTATGTTGGAAATGTGATGGAACTTTGTCAGGAAAAAAGAGGAACATTTATTAATATGAATTATCTTGATGAAACGAGAACTATGATCAGTTATGACTTGCCACTTGCAGAAATTGTAATTGATTTTTATGATAAATTAAAATCACGTACAAAAGGGTATGCTTCATTTGAATATGAAATGATTGGATACAAAGAATCAGACTTGGTAAAAGTAGATATTTTGGTAAGCGGAAATCCAGTAGATGCCTTTTCATTCATTGCTCATAAAGATAATGCCTATTACAGAGGACGTGCAATCGTTGAAAAATTAAAAGATGTTATTCCAAGACAGCAGTTTGAAATACCATTACAGGCTGCATTGGGTACAAAAATAATTGCAAGGGAAACAATTAAGGCACTTAGAAAGAATGTACTTGCAAAATGTTATGGTGGAGATATTACACGTAAGAAAAAATTATTAGAAAAACAAAAAGAAGGTAAAAAACGTATGAAGGCAATCGGAAATGTAGAAATTCCACAAGAGGCGTTTTTATCAGTATTAAAATTAAATGACTAA
- a CDS encoding esterase family protein, which produces MQVEYRKEYSHNLGREMEFKRYGHAGKPVLVFPSQDGDCNQYEEFGMIDVLSDYIEQGRLQLFCVGSVDKESWSDINGNPRYRIEMQEKWFNYIANEFVPRMQDISWRSDIIVTGCSMGGAHAGILFFRRPDLFDTLISLSGMFDASMFFGDYKDDLVYNNSVVDFLRNMPWDHYYLDLYRQKNIIICIGQGAWEGELLPSNRELAHILYEKQVPAWTDFWGYDVAHDWDWWRLQIRYFMEHLDI; this is translated from the coding sequence ATGCAAGTAGAATACAGAAAAGAATATAGCCATAATCTTGGAAGAGAAATGGAATTTAAAAGATATGGGCATGCTGGAAAACCAGTTTTAGTATTTCCTTCACAAGATGGAGATTGCAATCAATATGAAGAATTTGGGATGATAGATGTCTTATCAGACTATATTGAGCAAGGAAGATTGCAGTTATTCTGTGTTGGAAGTGTTGATAAAGAAAGCTGGTCAGATATAAATGGTAATCCAAGATATAGAATAGAAATGCAGGAAAAATGGTTTAATTATATTGCAAATGAATTTGTACCTAGAATGCAAGATATTTCTTGGAGAAGTGACATTATTGTTACAGGATGCAGTATGGGTGGAGCACATGCGGGAATTTTATTTTTCCGTAGACCTGACTTATTTGATACATTAATTTCACTAAGTGGAATGTTTGATGCATCAATGTTCTTTGGAGATTATAAGGATGATTTAGTTTATAACAATTCTGTTGTTGATTTCTTGAGAAATATGCCTTGGGATCATTATTATTTAGATTTGTACAGACAAAAAAATATCATTATATGTATTGGGCAAGGTGCATGGGAAGGTGAACTGCTTCCAAGTAATAGAGAATTAGCACACATTCTTTATGAAAAACAAGTTCCAGCATGGACAGATTTCTGGGGTTATGATGTAGCCCACGACTGGGACTGGTGGAGATTGCAAATAAGATATTTTATGGAACATTTGGATATTTAA
- the vapD gene encoding endoribonuclease VapD, whose protein sequence is MYAIAFDLKIDDLKKNYGDPYNRAYDEIRQELEILGFEWTQGSLYVNSTEKNTLAEVYKAITKLKSIEWFKNSVRDIRAFKVEDWSDFTAIVKE, encoded by the coding sequence ATGTATGCAATTGCATTTGATTTAAAAATTGATGATTTGAAAAAAAATTATGGTGATCCATATAATAGGGCTTACGATGAAATTCGACAGGAATTGGAGATACTAGGTTTTGAATGGACACAGGGCAGTTTATATGTGAATAGTACTGAAAAAAACACTTTAGCTGAAGTTTATAAAGCCATAACAAAACTAAAATCTATCGAATGGTTTAAAAATTCTGTAAGGGATATTAGAGCTTTTAAAGTTGAAGATTGGAGTGATTTTACAGCTATCGTGAAAGAATAA
- a CDS encoding type II toxin-antitoxin system Phd/YefM family antitoxin → MLAVSFSTMRNNLKNYCDKAVKENEDVIVTRKNEENVVLINLEKYNQFLKAVQNAEYLAKIDRGFSQMKSGKGQVHDLIEVDDE, encoded by the coding sequence ATGTTAGCTGTAAGTTTTTCAACTATGAGAAATAATTTAAAAAATTATTGTGATAAAGCAGTGAAAGAAAATGAAGATGTAATTGTAACAAGAAAAAATGAAGAAAATGTAGTTTTAATAAATCTTGAAAAATATAATCAATTTTTGAAAGCAGTCCAAAATGCTGAATATCTTGCAAAAATAGATAGAGGGTTTTCTCAGATGAAAAGTGGAAAAGGACAAGTTCATGATTTAATCGAGGTCGACGATGAATAA
- a CDS encoding ATP-grasp domain-containing protein, translating into MNFVYISPQFPKTNWEFCDRLKKNGVNILGIADIEYNQLDQKLKDSLTEYYKVSSLENYDEVLKAVAFFTHKYGKIDWLESNNEYWLTQDAQLRSDFNITTGIKADKIANIKEKSKMKKAYKKAEVPSADFSLVTTPAKAKKFIEKVGYPVVTKPDNGVGASDTHKIKNEEELKAFFENRNKDIKYIMEEYVDGDLVSYDAIIDSNGNPLFETGIFEPAIMDVVNDGLDVFYYVQKKMPEKLLDAGRKAIKGFGIKSRFVHLEFFKLNKDKDGLGKKGDYVGLEANMRPAGGYTPDMYNYANNTDVYQIWADMVAFDKIEKANLNEDLEKNYCVYASRRDNNNYVHSHDEIKQKYGNAIVMDERMPDIFSEAMGNYMYTAKFATKEEMEEFINFIHEKA; encoded by the coding sequence ATGAATTTCGTTTATATTTCACCACAATTTCCAAAAACAAACTGGGAATTTTGTGATAGATTGAAAAAAAATGGAGTAAATATATTAGGGATAGCAGATATTGAGTATAATCAATTGGATCAAAAATTAAAGGACAGCTTGACTGAATATTATAAGGTTTCTAGTCTTGAAAATTATGATGAAGTATTAAAGGCGGTAGCTTTTTTTACTCATAAATATGGAAAGATAGATTGGCTTGAATCTAATAACGAATATTGGCTTACACAAGATGCACAGCTTCGTTCTGATTTTAATATTACAACAGGAATAAAAGCTGACAAAATTGCTAATATTAAAGAAAAATCGAAAATGAAAAAAGCATATAAGAAGGCAGAAGTGCCGTCTGCAGATTTTTCATTAGTGACAACACCTGCAAAGGCAAAGAAATTTATTGAAAAAGTTGGGTATCCAGTTGTAACTAAGCCTGACAATGGAGTTGGAGCGAGCGACACTCATAAAATTAAAAATGAAGAAGAGTTAAAGGCATTTTTTGAAAATCGTAATAAAGATATAAAATATATTATGGAAGAGTATGTTGATGGAGATCTTGTATCTTATGATGCAATTATTGATTCTAATGGTAATCCTCTTTTTGAAACTGGTATATTTGAACCTGCGATTATGGATGTTGTAAATGATGGGCTTGATGTTTTTTATTATGTGCAAAAGAAAATGCCTGAAAAATTGTTAGATGCAGGAAGAAAAGCCATAAAAGGATTTGGAATAAAAAGTAGATTTGTTCACTTGGAATTTTTTAAACTTAATAAAGATAAAGATGGATTAGGTAAAAAAGGAGATTATGTTGGATTGGAAGCAAATATGCGACCAGCAGGCGGATATACTCCTGATATGTACAACTATGCCAATAATACAGATGTTTACCAAATTTGGGCTGATATGGTGGCTTTTGATAAAATTGAAAAGGCTAATTTAAATGAAGATTTAGAAAAAAATTACTGTGTTTATGCCAGCCGTCGTGATAATAACAATTATGTTCATTCACATGATGAAATTAAGCAAAAATATGGAAATGCGATTGTAATGGATGAAAGAATGCCTGACATTTTTTCAGAAGCTATGGGAAATTATATGTATACAGCAAAATTTGCTACAAAAGAGGAAATGGAAGAGTTTATAAACTTTATACATGAAAAGGCATAA
- a CDS encoding ABC transporter ATP-binding protein — MAKDNKKSQKSESKNQIKGLIRLLGYMFKHYKIRTLFVIAFICLGSFGMVIGTMYSKELIDGVIIPNIGKNNPEFLKSLISIIFKMITVYAGAVACTYIYEVFMIYIAQGTLKKLRDDVFIHMESLPIKYFDTNAHGDIMSVYSSDIDALRNMMVESLSQVISSIITIISVLISMFILNVPLTFFVVVMIIIMIVTTKTISAKSSKNYTAQQRNIGIVNGYVEEMIEGLKVVKVFSYEKKADERFNKLNTALFNRANNAMKFANILGPAVGNLGNINFVLTSVLGSIIVFNNIAGFTIGGLVSFLQFIKVINQPVSQIAQQLTSVILASAGAQRVFNLLDQTPEQDNGYVTLVNANIDENGNITETEKHTGAWAWKYPHSDGIISYERLMGDVVFEDVTFGYNDEKTILHNINLYAKPGEKIAFVGATGAGKTTITNLINRFYDINSGKIRYDGINIEKIKKHDLRESLGIVLQDTHLFSGTVADNIRYGKLDATDEEVYAAAKLANADHFIKHLPQGYDTYLSGDGSSLSQGQRQLLSIARAAIADPPVLILDEATSSIDTRTEKIVQEGMDKLMVGRTVFVIAHRLSTIKNSDVIMVLDQGKIIERGNHNELIAQKGTYYQLYTGGFENQ; from the coding sequence ATGGCTAAAGATAACAAAAAATCCCAAAAATCGGAATCTAAAAATCAGATAAAAGGGTTAATAAGACTACTGGGGTATATGTTTAAGCATTACAAGATTCGTACATTATTTGTCATTGCATTTATTTGCCTTGGTTCATTTGGAATGGTTATCGGAACGATGTATTCAAAGGAATTAATAGATGGAGTTATTATTCCAAACATTGGAAAAAATAATCCAGAGTTTTTAAAGAGCCTAATTTCAATAATTTTTAAGATGATAACTGTTTATGCCGGAGCAGTTGCATGTACATATATTTATGAAGTTTTTATGATTTACATTGCACAAGGAACATTAAAAAAATTAAGAGATGATGTATTTATACACATGGAATCACTTCCTATAAAATATTTTGACACGAATGCACACGGAGATATAATGAGCGTCTATTCAAGTGATATTGATGCATTGAGAAATATGATGGTAGAAAGCTTATCACAAGTGATTTCTTCAATCATTACAATTATAAGCGTGCTTATTTCAATGTTTATCCTAAATGTTCCATTGACATTCTTTGTAGTAGTAATGATTATAATTATGATTGTCACAACAAAGACTATTTCTGCAAAAAGTTCAAAGAACTATACTGCACAGCAAAGAAATATCGGTATTGTAAATGGATATGTAGAGGAAATGATAGAAGGTCTGAAAGTTGTAAAAGTATTTTCGTATGAGAAAAAGGCTGATGAACGTTTTAATAAGCTGAATACAGCATTATTTAACAGGGCAAACAATGCAATGAAATTTGCAAACATTCTAGGCCCTGCTGTCGGAAACCTTGGAAATATAAACTTTGTACTTACATCCGTTCTTGGTTCAATAATAGTGTTTAATAACATTGCAGGATTTACAATCGGTGGACTTGTATCATTCTTGCAGTTCATAAAAGTAATAAATCAGCCTGTTTCACAAATTGCACAGCAATTAACATCAGTAATATTGGCATCGGCTGGAGCCCAAAGGGTATTTAACCTGCTAGATCAGACACCTGAACAAGATAACGGCTATGTAACTCTTGTAAACGCAAATATTGATGAAAATGGAAACATTACAGAAACTGAAAAGCACACAGGTGCATGGGCTTGGAAATATCCACATTCTGACGGAATTATTTCCTATGAAAGACTAATGGGAGATGTTGTTTTTGAAGATGTAACATTTGGCTACAATGATGAAAAGACAATACTTCACAATATCAATCTTTATGCTAAGCCAGGAGAAAAAATCGCCTTCGTTGGTGCAACAGGAGCTGGAAAAACTACAATTACAAACTTGATTAACAGATTTTATGATATTAATTCTGGAAAAATCCGATATGATGGCATTAACATTGAAAAAATAAAAAAACATGATTTAAGAGAATCGCTTGGAATTGTATTGCAGGACACACACTTATTTTCTGGAACAGTTGCCGACAACATTAGATATGGAAAACTTGATGCAACAGATGAAGAAGTGTATGCTGCTGCAAAACTTGCCAACGCTGACCATTTTATAAAACATTTACCACAAGGCTACGACACTTATTTAAGCGGTGACGGTTCCAGCCTTTCACAAGGGCAACGGCAATTATTGTCAATAGCAAGAGCAGCAATCGCTGATCCCCCAGTCTTAATCCTGGATGAAGCAACTTCAAGCATTGATACAAGAACAGAAAAAATCGTGCAGGAAGGAATGGACAAGTTAATGGTGGGAAGAACAGTATTTGTAATCGCCCACAGACTTTCAACTATCAAAAATTCCGATGTAATAATGGTACTTGATCAAGGAAAAATTATCGAACGTGGAAATCACAATGAACTGATTGCACAAAAAGGAACTTATTATCAGCTTTATACGGGTGGATTTGAAAATCAGTAA